From the genome of Phreatobacter cathodiphilus, one region includes:
- a CDS encoding flavin-dependent oxidoreductase codes for MTDHTVIIAGGGIGGLVTALTLHQIGVPCTVFEAAREMRPLGVGINLQPNAVRELGDLGIGEADLDRVGLPAKEWALVGLNGNDIYAEPRGLLAGYKWPQYAVHRGLLHMLLHDKVVERLGPGAVRLGRQVKGYRKQDGGVTAFVEAADGSRSEEHGTLLVGADGIHSAVRAQMHPDQPPIHWGGALMWRGTSRGRPIRTGASFIGLGTHRHRVVIYPISPPDADGLATINWIAEVVVDNSEGWKQRGWFREVGIDDFAHHFADWRWDWLDVPALIRGADKVYENPMIDRDPVPTWRDGPVVLLGDAAHAMYPTGSNGASQAIVDARVLGASMVAHGVNAEALAAYDEKLCGPISQVVLRNRGAGPFGLLNLVDERCGGTFDDIDAVVPAAERTAFMAGYKAAAGFAVEQLNAAPPTIASGARVAA; via the coding sequence ATGACCGACCATACCGTCATCATCGCCGGCGGCGGCATCGGCGGCCTCGTCACCGCGCTGACCCTGCACCAGATCGGCGTGCCCTGCACCGTCTTCGAGGCGGCACGCGAGATGCGCCCCCTGGGGGTCGGCATCAACCTGCAGCCCAATGCCGTGCGCGAGCTCGGCGACCTCGGCATCGGCGAGGCCGATCTCGACCGGGTCGGCCTGCCGGCGAAGGAATGGGCGCTGGTCGGCCTCAACGGCAACGACATCTATGCCGAGCCGCGCGGCCTGCTCGCCGGCTACAAATGGCCGCAATACGCCGTCCATCGCGGCCTCCTGCACATGCTGCTCCACGACAAGGTGGTGGAGCGCCTCGGCCCCGGGGCCGTCAGGCTCGGCCGGCAGGTCAAGGGCTACCGCAAGCAGGACGGCGGCGTCACCGCCTTCGTCGAGGCGGCGGACGGCAGCCGCTCGGAGGAGCACGGGACGCTGCTCGTCGGCGCCGACGGCATCCACTCCGCCGTCCGCGCGCAGATGCATCCCGACCAGCCGCCGATCCACTGGGGAGGCGCGCTGATGTGGCGCGGCACCAGCCGCGGCCGGCCGATCCGCACCGGCGCCTCCTTCATCGGTCTCGGCACCCATCGCCATCGGGTGGTGATCTATCCCATCTCGCCGCCCGACGCCGACGGCCTCGCCACCATCAACTGGATCGCCGAGGTGGTGGTCGACAATTCCGAGGGCTGGAAGCAGCGCGGCTGGTTCCGCGAGGTCGGCATCGACGATTTCGCCCACCACTTCGCCGACTGGCGCTGGGACTGGCTCGACGTCCCAGCCCTCATCCGCGGCGCCGACAAGGTCTACGAGAACCCGATGATCGACCGCGATCCCGTGCCGACCTGGCGGGACGGGCCGGTGGTGCTGCTCGGCGACGCCGCCCACGCCATGTATCCGACGGGGTCGAACGGGGCGAGCCAGGCCATCGTCGACGCCCGGGTCCTCGGCGCCTCCATGGTTGCCCACGGCGTCAACGCCGAGGCGCTCGCCGCCTATGACGAGAAGCTCTGCGGTCCCATCTCGCAGGTGGTGCTGCGCAACCGCGGCGCCGGCCCCTTCGGCCTGCTCAACCTCGTCGACGAGCGCTGCGGCGGCACCTTCGACGACATCGACGCCGTCGTTCCCGCCGCCGAGCGCACGGCCTTCATGGCCGGCTACAAGGCCGCCGCGGGCTTCGCCGTCGAGCAGCTCAACGCTGCACCCCCCACCATCGCCTCGGGAGCGCGGGTCGCGGCCTGA
- a CDS encoding SLC13 family permease, translated as MSRDQIVILVILAIAIGMFLWGRVRHDMVALGALLACVAAGLVPGDQAFAGFGHPAVITVAGVLVLSSALQSTGAIDVLARRVLPQSASPAVMIGAVSAFAALLSSFMNNVGALALMMPFALQVAARLSLPPGRILMPLAFGSILGGMTTLIGTPPNLIVSGFRQQGGGASFAMFDFTPVGLSVALAGIAFIVLGGWRLVPARQRAGADSFETGAYLTEARVTEGSKAAGMTLREVENALAEADAQILGLVRNERRIPAPHPYREVRTGDVLVIEAEPQALTNALTSLGLALEEAVAPPPLEETQKASLAAATAEEAVAEPQVAKRSADADAIASEPPTRLQSEEVALMELAVRPRAEITGRSASSIRLRTRFGINLLAVSRQGKPSRARLRTMTIAEGDVLLVQGPPEVILEFANRFGCVPLAERALRIPQPRQAFIASLVMAAAVGIAAFGLMPAAVAFAGGLLGVAVTGVVPVRRIYDAIDWSVIVLLAALIPVAGALATTGTADVIAQSVVGTLAGDSPLIALAVILIVTMTLSDFMNNAATAAVMCPVAIGTASQMGAQADPFLIAVAVGASCAFLTPIGHQNNTLILGPGGFRFGDYWRLGLPLEIVVLVVAIPTIAFFWPLR; from the coding sequence GTGAGCCGCGACCAGATCGTCATCCTCGTCATTCTCGCGATCGCCATCGGCATGTTCCTGTGGGGGCGGGTGCGCCACGACATGGTGGCGCTGGGGGCGCTGCTGGCCTGCGTCGCGGCCGGGCTGGTGCCGGGCGATCAGGCCTTCGCCGGCTTCGGCCACCCCGCCGTGATCACCGTCGCCGGCGTGCTGGTGCTGAGCAGCGCGCTGCAATCCACCGGCGCGATCGACGTGCTGGCGCGGCGGGTCCTGCCGCAATCGGCGAGCCCGGCGGTGATGATCGGTGCGGTCAGCGCCTTCGCGGCACTGCTGTCCAGCTTCATGAACAATGTCGGCGCGCTGGCGCTGATGATGCCCTTCGCGCTGCAGGTCGCCGCGCGGCTGTCGCTGCCGCCGGGCAGAATCCTGATGCCGCTCGCCTTCGGCTCCATCCTCGGGGGCATGACGACGCTGATCGGAACGCCGCCGAACCTCATCGTCTCCGGCTTCCGGCAGCAGGGCGGCGGCGCCAGCTTCGCCATGTTCGACTTCACGCCCGTCGGGCTCTCGGTGGCCCTCGCCGGCATCGCCTTCATCGTCCTCGGCGGGTGGCGGCTCGTGCCGGCACGCCAGCGGGCCGGCGCCGACAGCTTCGAGACCGGTGCCTACCTCACCGAGGCGCGGGTGACCGAGGGGTCGAAGGCGGCGGGCATGACGCTCCGCGAGGTCGAGAACGCCCTCGCCGAGGCCGACGCGCAGATTCTCGGCCTCGTCCGCAACGAGCGCCGCATTCCCGCTCCCCATCCCTATCGCGAGGTGCGCACCGGCGACGTGCTGGTCATCGAGGCCGAGCCCCAGGCGCTCACCAACGCCCTCACCAGCCTCGGGCTGGCGCTGGAGGAGGCGGTGGCGCCGCCGCCCCTGGAGGAGACGCAGAAGGCATCTCTCGCCGCGGCGACCGCCGAGGAGGCGGTGGCGGAGCCGCAGGTGGCGAAGCGCTCGGCCGATGCCGACGCGATCGCCTCCGAGCCGCCCACGCGCCTGCAGTCGGAAGAGGTGGCGCTGATGGAGCTCGCAGTCCGGCCGCGTGCCGAGATCACCGGGCGCTCGGCCAGTTCCATCCGCCTGCGCACCCGCTTCGGCATCAATCTGCTGGCGGTGTCGCGCCAGGGCAAGCCGTCGCGCGCCCGGCTGCGCACCATGACCATCGCCGAAGGCGACGTTCTGCTGGTGCAGGGGCCGCCCGAGGTGATCCTCGAATTCGCCAACCGGTTCGGCTGCGTGCCGCTGGCCGAGCGCGCCCTGCGCATCCCCCAGCCGCGCCAGGCCTTCATCGCCTCCCTCGTCATGGCCGCGGCGGTCGGCATCGCCGCTTTCGGCCTCATGCCGGCGGCGGTCGCCTTCGCCGGCGGGCTGCTGGGGGTGGCGGTGACCGGCGTCGTGCCGGTGCGGCGCATCTACGACGCCATCGACTGGTCGGTGATCGTGCTCCTCGCCGCGCTGATCCCGGTGGCGGGGGCCCTGGCGACCACGGGCACGGCCGACGTGATCGCCCAGAGCGTGGTTGGGACGCTCGCCGGCGACAGTCCGCTCATCGCCCTCGCGGTGATCCTCATCGTCACCATGACCCTGTCCGACTTCATGAACAACGCCGCCACGGCCGCGGTCATGTGCCCGGTCGCCATCGGCACGGCGTCGCAGATGGGGGCGCAGGCCGACCCCTTCCTGATCGCCGTGGCGGTGGGCGCCTCCTGCGCCTTCCTCACCCCCATCGGCCACCAGAACAACACGCTGATCCTCGGGCCGGGCGGTTTCCGCTTCGGCGACTACTGGCGCCTCGGCCTGCCGCTGGAGATCGTCGTGCTGGTCGTGGCGATCCCGACCATCGCCTTCTTCTGGCCGCTGCGCTGA
- the nthB gene encoding nitrile hydratase subunit beta codes for MTYVTYADLGGRKGLGPVVPERDEPLFHAPWEARALAITLAMGATGSWNIDQSRAAREQQPGYLGMSYYEVWTGGLERLMADRGLVTAADLAAGHAVDPAKPVTRVLTADRVPAVLARGGPTEREATSPARFAVGDRVRTATMPAPKGHTRLPRYAQGKTGTVTHLHGVHVFADVNATGTGEAPEWLYTVRFDGPELFGAEADPASSVSVDAWDSYLSPA; via the coding sequence ATGACCTATGTGACCTATGCCGATCTCGGTGGCCGCAAAGGCCTCGGCCCCGTCGTGCCGGAACGCGACGAGCCGCTCTTCCACGCCCCCTGGGAGGCCCGCGCCCTCGCCATCACCCTCGCCATGGGCGCCACCGGCTCCTGGAACATCGACCAGTCGCGCGCCGCCCGCGAGCAGCAGCCGGGCTATCTCGGCATGAGCTATTACGAGGTGTGGACCGGCGGCCTCGAGCGCCTGATGGCCGACCGCGGCCTCGTCACGGCGGCCGATCTCGCCGCCGGCCATGCCGTCGATCCGGCGAAGCCGGTGACGCGGGTCCTGACCGCCGACAGGGTCCCCGCCGTGCTGGCCCGCGGCGGCCCCACCGAGCGGGAGGCGACGAGCCCCGCCCGTTTCGCCGTCGGCGACCGCGTCAGGACCGCCACCATGCCCGCGCCGAAGGGCCACACGCGCCTGCCGCGCTACGCCCAGGGCAAGACGGGCACGGTGACCCATCTCCACGGCGTCCATGTCTTCGCCGACGTCAACGCCACCGGCACGGGTGAAGCGCCCGAATGGCTCTACACCGTCCGCTTCGACGGGCCGGAGCTCTTCGGCGCCGAGGCCGATCCCGCCTCCAGCGTCTCGGTCGACGCCTGGGACAGCTATCTGAGCCCGGCATGA
- a CDS encoding alpha/beta fold hydrolase: MADHEIFELKSFTLQRGLTLPLARLAYKTYGTLNAHRSNAVLYPTSYGAHHSDIDWLIGPGRVLDPERWFIVIPNQFGNGLSSSPSNLPEPFGLGRDPVFTHVDNVAAQERLLREVFGIERLALVYGWSMGGQQALHWGALHPDRVGAICAVCTSARTSPHNRVFLEGIRATLTTDAAWRDGRFTERPVKGLRAFARVYAGWAMSQAFYREELWRTVGFASLEDFLVRSWEANFLRREPSDLLSMIETWMASDISDNAVYGGDLTRALGAITARSIIMPSETDLYFPVEDSAIETAQMPNAELRPIPSIWGHRAGNPSLNPEDEAVLRRAVADLVGG; encoded by the coding sequence ATGGCCGACCACGAGATCTTCGAGCTGAAGTCCTTCACGCTGCAGCGGGGCCTGACCCTGCCGCTGGCGCGCCTCGCCTACAAGACCTACGGCACGCTGAACGCCCACCGCAGCAACGCCGTCCTCTATCCCACCTCCTACGGCGCCCATCACAGCGACATCGACTGGCTGATCGGGCCCGGCCGGGTGCTCGACCCGGAACGCTGGTTCATCGTCATCCCCAACCAGTTCGGCAACGGGCTCTCCTCCTCGCCGAGCAACCTTCCCGAGCCCTTCGGCCTCGGCCGCGATCCCGTCTTCACCCATGTCGACAACGTCGCGGCGCAGGAGCGCCTGCTCCGCGAGGTCTTCGGCATCGAGCGCCTCGCCCTCGTCTATGGCTGGTCGATGGGCGGCCAACAGGCGCTGCACTGGGGCGCGCTGCATCCCGACCGGGTCGGCGCCATCTGCGCCGTTTGCACATCGGCGCGCACCAGCCCGCACAATCGGGTCTTTCTGGAGGGCATCCGGGCCACGCTCACCACCGACGCCGCCTGGCGCGACGGCCGGTTCACCGAGCGGCCGGTGAAGGGCCTGCGCGCCTTCGCCCGCGTCTATGCCGGCTGGGCCATGAGCCAGGCCTTCTACCGGGAGGAACTGTGGCGCACGGTCGGCTTCGCCTCGCTCGAGGACTTCCTGGTGCGGAGCTGGGAGGCGAATTTCCTGAGGCGCGAGCCGTCCGACCTCCTGTCGATGATCGAGACCTGGATGGCCTCCGACATCTCCGACAATGCGGTGTACGGCGGTGACCTCACGCGGGCACTGGGGGCGATCACGGCGCGGTCCATCATCATGCCGTCGGAGACGGACCTCTATTTTCCCGTCGAGGACAGCGCCATCGAGACGGCGCAGATGCCGAACGCCGAACTGAGGCCGATCCCGTCGATCTGGGGCCACCGCGCCGGCAACCCGTCGCTCAACCCCGAAGACGAGGCGGTGCTGCGCCGGGCGGTGGCGGATCTCGTCGGCGGCTGA
- a CDS encoding SDR family NAD(P)-dependent oxidoreductase has product MAKEQQRVALVTGAAQGIGLAAASRFLADGWSVAMLDVNGTVLAQAAAGLGAPERILAVTADVSKPADAERALAAVKERFGRLDALVNNAGIAHFGPLMETSLEAWSEVMAVNLTGPFLMTKAAVPLMRETGGAIVNITSISSLRASTLRVAYGTSKAGLGHLTKQMAVELASYGIRVNAVAPGPVDTAMAKKVHSPEIRADYHDAIPLNRYGLPEELADAIVYLCGPGASYVTGQTLAVDGGFDAAGIGLPTLRRSQNG; this is encoded by the coding sequence ATGGCGAAGGAACAGCAGCGCGTCGCACTCGTCACCGGCGCCGCCCAGGGCATCGGCCTCGCCGCAGCGTCCCGCTTCCTCGCCGACGGCTGGTCGGTTGCCATGCTCGACGTCAACGGCACCGTGCTGGCCCAGGCGGCGGCCGGCCTCGGCGCGCCGGAGCGGATCCTCGCCGTGACCGCGGACGTGTCGAAGCCCGCCGACGCCGAACGCGCCCTCGCCGCCGTGAAGGAGCGGTTCGGGCGGCTCGACGCCCTCGTCAACAATGCCGGCATCGCCCATTTCGGGCCGCTGATGGAGACCTCGCTCGAGGCCTGGAGCGAGGTCATGGCGGTCAACCTCACCGGTCCCTTCCTGATGACCAAGGCGGCGGTGCCGCTGATGCGCGAGACCGGCGGCGCCATCGTCAATATCACCTCGATCTCCTCGCTGCGCGCCTCGACGCTACGCGTCGCCTACGGCACGTCCAAGGCCGGGCTCGGCCATCTGACGAAGCAGATGGCGGTGGAACTCGCCAGCTACGGCATCCGCGTCAACGCGGTGGCGCCGGGCCCGGTCGACACGGCCATGGCGAAGAAGGTTCATTCGCCGGAGATCCGCGCCGACTACCACGACGCCATTCCGCTCAACCGCTACGGCCTGCCGGAGGAGCTGGCGGACGCCATCGTCTATCTCTGCGGCCCCGGCGCGAGCTACGTCACCGGCCAGACCCTGGCGGTGGACGGCGGCTTCGACGCCGCCGGCATCGGACTGCCGACGCTCCGGCGCAGCCAGAACGGCTGA
- a CDS encoding ABC-F family ATP-binding cassette domain-containing protein, with product MIRLESIGKQNGKQIVFIEASAALQRGEKIGLVGPNGAGKTTLFRMITGEEPPDEGQVSTDRGVTIGYFSQDVGDMAGRSAVAEVMDGAGPVSEVAAELKALEAAMADPDQADRMDEIIARYGEVQGRFEELDGYALDGRAREVLAGLGFTPEMMEGDVGKLSGGWKMRVALARILLMRPDVMLLDEPSNHLDIESLIWLESFLKGFEGALMMTSHDREFMNRIVGKIIEIDGGSLTTYSGDYAFYEQQRALAEKQQQAQFERQQAMLAKEIAFIERFKARASHAAQVQSRVKKLDKIDRVEPPRRRQTVMFEFQPAPRSGEDVVSLKGVHKRYGSRTIYEGLDFQVRRRERWAIMGVNGAGKSTLLKLVAGATEPDDGTVALGASIKMGYFAQHAMELLDGEQTVFQWLEESFPQAGQGSLRALAGCFGFSGDDVEKRCRVLSGGEKARLVMARMLYDPPNFLVLDEPTNHLDMATKEMLIKALAGYEGTMLFVSHDRHFLAALSNRVLELTPEGIHAYGGGYIEYVARTGQEAPGLRS from the coding sequence ATGATTCGACTCGAGAGCATCGGAAAGCAGAACGGCAAGCAGATCGTCTTCATCGAGGCTTCCGCCGCCCTGCAGCGGGGCGAGAAGATCGGCCTCGTCGGCCCCAACGGCGCCGGCAAGACGACCCTGTTCCGCATGATCACCGGCGAGGAGCCGCCGGACGAGGGCCAGGTCTCCACCGACCGCGGTGTCACCATCGGCTATTTCAGCCAGGACGTCGGCGACATGGCGGGCCGCAGCGCGGTGGCCGAGGTGATGGACGGTGCCGGCCCGGTGAGCGAGGTCGCCGCCGAGCTCAAGGCGCTGGAGGCGGCCATGGCCGATCCCGACCAGGCCGACCGCATGGACGAGATCATCGCCCGCTACGGCGAGGTGCAGGGCCGCTTCGAGGAGCTCGACGGCTATGCGCTGGACGGGCGGGCGCGCGAGGTCCTCGCCGGCCTCGGCTTCACCCCGGAGATGATGGAGGGCGATGTCGGCAAGCTCTCCGGCGGCTGGAAGATGCGCGTGGCGCTCGCCCGCATCCTCCTGATGCGGCCCGACGTGATGCTGCTCGACGAGCCGTCGAACCACCTCGACATCGAGAGCCTGATCTGGCTGGAATCCTTCCTCAAGGGCTTCGAGGGCGCGCTGATGATGACCTCGCACGACCGCGAGTTCATGAACCGCATCGTCGGCAAGATCATCGAGATCGACGGCGGGTCGCTCACCACCTATTCCGGCGACTATGCCTTCTACGAGCAGCAGAGGGCGCTCGCCGAGAAGCAGCAGCAGGCGCAGTTCGAGCGCCAGCAGGCCATGCTCGCCAAGGAGATCGCCTTCATCGAGCGGTTCAAGGCGCGGGCCTCCCACGCCGCGCAGGTGCAGAGCCGGGTGAAGAAGCTCGACAAGATCGACCGGGTGGAGCCGCCCCGCCGGCGCCAGACCGTGATGTTCGAGTTCCAGCCAGCGCCGCGCTCGGGCGAGGACGTGGTCTCCCTCAAGGGCGTCCACAAGCGCTACGGCAGCCGCACCATCTACGAGGGGCTGGACTTCCAGGTGCGGCGGCGCGAGCGCTGGGCGATCATGGGCGTCAACGGCGCCGGCAAGTCGACGCTTCTGAAGCTCGTCGCCGGTGCGACCGAGCCCGACGACGGCACGGTGGCGCTCGGCGCCAGCATCAAGATGGGCTACTTCGCCCAGCACGCCATGGAGCTGCTGGACGGCGAGCAGACCGTGTTCCAGTGGCTGGAGGAGTCGTTCCCTCAGGCCGGCCAGGGCTCGCTGCGGGCGCTGGCGGGCTGCTTTGGCTTCTCCGGCGACGACGTGGAAAAGCGCTGCCGGGTGCTCTCCGGCGGCGAGAAGGCGCGTCTCGTCATGGCGCGGATGCTCTACGACCCGCCGAACTTTCTGGTGCTCGACGAGCCGACCAACCACCTCGACATGGCCACCAAGGAGATGCTGATCAAGGCGCTGGCCGGCTACGAGGGCACCATGCTCTTCGTCTCGCACGACCGGCATTTCCTCGCCGCCCTCTCCAACCGGGTGCTGGAACTGACGCCGGAGGGCATCCACGCCTATGGCGGCGGCTACATCGAGTATGTCGCCCGGACCGGCCAGGAGGCGCCGGGCCTCAGGAGCTGA
- a CDS encoding nitrile hydratase accessory protein: MTSLPAPDLAALPHIPCDAEGPVFREPWEAHAFALAVTLHAKGLFTWPEWAETLSAEIRAAQAAGDPDTGETYYSHWLRALERLMIARGVTTAPAIDDTTAAWHRAAEATPHGQPIVLETGR, encoded by the coding sequence ATGACGAGCCTCCCCGCACCCGACCTCGCTGCCCTTCCCCACATCCCCTGCGATGCCGAGGGGCCGGTCTTCCGCGAGCCCTGGGAGGCCCATGCCTTCGCCCTCGCCGTGACCCTGCACGCGAAGGGACTGTTCACCTGGCCGGAATGGGCCGAAACGCTCTCGGCGGAGATCCGCGCCGCCCAGGCCGCCGGCGACCCCGACACCGGCGAGACCTATTACAGCCACTGGCTGCGGGCGCTGGAGCGGCTGATGATCGCCCGCGGAGTCACCACGGCGCCAGCCATCGACGACACCACCGCCGCCTGGCATCGCGCTGCCGAGGCGACGCCGCACGGCCAGCCGATCGTGCTCGAGACGGGACGCTGA
- a CDS encoding NIPSNAP family protein: MIYELRIYNCLPGRLPKLLARFQNHTLKLWEKHGIRQAGFFTTVIGPSNNDLTYLVAWESMAEREAKWGAFQQDPAWIAARNESEADGPILANVASSFLTPTAFSSVK; this comes from the coding sequence ATGATCTACGAACTGCGCATCTACAACTGCCTGCCGGGCCGCCTGCCCAAGCTGCTCGCCCGCTTCCAGAACCACACGCTGAAGCTCTGGGAGAAGCACGGCATCCGCCAGGCCGGCTTCTTCACCACCGTCATCGGACCGTCCAACAACGACCTGACCTATCTGGTGGCCTGGGAGTCCATGGCCGAGCGCGAGGCCAAGTGGGGCGCCTTCCAGCAGGACCCGGCCTGGATCGCGGCGCGCAACGAGAGCGAGGCCGACGGGCCGATCCTGGCCAACGTCGCCAGTTCCTTCCTGACGCCGACGGCATTCTCCTCCGTGAAATGA
- a CDS encoding NUDIX hydrolase produces MHAVDRRETTEAGEEADGVSVGLGHAGPIERNRLQFAALPYRLTSEGGLEVLLITSRSTRRWIIPKGWPMGKRPAHKVAAQEAAEEAGVEGKIGKRAIGSYHYDKVLASGAVARCRVDVFSLEVKRQNSAWPERKRRERRWMDLAEAAGLIDDIELAPLIRDFTPHRA; encoded by the coding sequence ATGCATGCGGTGGACCGCCGGGAGACGACGGAAGCGGGCGAGGAGGCCGACGGCGTGTCGGTCGGTCTCGGGCACGCCGGGCCCATCGAGCGGAACCGCCTGCAATTCGCCGCCCTGCCCTACCGCCTCACGTCGGAGGGCGGGCTCGAGGTGCTGCTCATCACCTCGCGCAGCACGCGGCGCTGGATCATTCCCAAGGGCTGGCCCATGGGCAAGCGGCCCGCCCACAAGGTGGCGGCGCAGGAGGCGGCCGAGGAGGCCGGCGTCGAGGGCAAGATCGGCAAGCGCGCCATCGGCTCCTACCACTACGACAAGGTTCTCGCCTCCGGCGCGGTGGCGCGCTGCCGCGTCGACGTCTTCTCGCTGGAGGTCAAACGCCAGAACTCCGCATGGCCGGAGCGCAAGCGCCGGGAGCGCCGCTGGATGGATCTGGCGGAGGCGGCGGGCCTCATCGACGACATCGAGCTCGCGCCGTTGATCCGCGACTTCACGCCCCACCGCGCATGA
- a CDS encoding MSMEG_1061 family FMN-dependent PPOX-type flavoprotein: MNEAKTAITGTDELRQVYDQPADMTMKKILDRLDDHGRRFIALSPFLTIASTSATGTDCSPRGDGPGFVTVLDEKTLLLPDRRGNNILDTLQNVLARPDVGLLFFVPGLSETLRVNGKASIVTDPALLQAMAIKGRIVPSSALRIDVEQVYFHCGRSLLRADLWNPDKRVSRQDFPLLGTILADQIQGVDAEAANTRLEAAYTTNLY, translated from the coding sequence ATGAACGAGGCGAAGACCGCGATCACCGGCACGGACGAGCTGCGTCAGGTCTATGACCAGCCCGCTGACATGACGATGAAGAAGATTCTCGACCGGCTCGACGACCATGGCCGGCGCTTCATCGCCCTCTCGCCCTTCCTCACCATCGCCAGCACCAGCGCCACGGGAACCGACTGCTCGCCCCGTGGCGACGGGCCCGGCTTCGTCACGGTGCTGGACGAGAAGACCCTGCTGCTGCCCGACCGCCGCGGCAACAACATCCTCGACACGCTGCAGAACGTCCTGGCGCGCCCCGATGTCGGGCTGCTGTTCTTCGTTCCGGGACTGAGCGAGACGCTGCGCGTCAACGGCAAGGCCAGCATCGTCACCGACCCCGCGCTCCTCCAGGCCATGGCGATCAAGGGCCGGATCGTGCCGAGTTCGGCCCTGCGCATCGACGTCGAGCAGGTCTATTTCCACTGCGGCCGCTCGCTGCTGCGCGCCGACCTGTGGAACCCCGACAAGCGCGTCAGCCGCCAGGACTTCCCGTTGCTCGGCACCATCCTCGCCGACCAGATCCAGGGCGTCGACGCCGAGGCCGCCAACACCCGGCTCGAGGCGGCCTACACGACCAACCTCTACTGA